In Vespula vulgaris chromosome 7, iyVesVulg1.1, whole genome shotgun sequence, a single window of DNA contains:
- the LOC127065305 gene encoding phosphatidylinositol-binding clathrin assembly protein unc-11 isoform X2, with protein sequence MAGQTINDRLLAARHSIAGQGLAKSVCKATTEEMIGPKKKHLDYLIHCTNEPNVSIPQLANLLIERSQNTNWTVVFKALITVHHMLCYGNERFTQYLASSNSTFQLSNFLDKSGVQAGARVGYDMSPFIRRYAKYLNEKALSYRTVAFDFCKVKRGKEDGTLRTMNAEKLLKTLPVLQSQLDALLEFDCTANDLTNGVINMAFMLLFRDLIRLFACYNDGIINLLEKYFDMNKKQCRDALELYKKFLIRMDRVGDFLKVAEDVGIDKGDIPDLTKAPSSLLDALEQHLASLEGKKGSAANTPTQSASNRTNIKSGVSALSSTSTAFGTAASNARLDHTGNGHIDEALRQQALAEEEAAMNQYKAKVQSPSGGPSTNPFLSSPTNNANQPIVDLFSAAPATDSQPQKASDDLLQLAGNPFADMFGAPQQAPPAQSAQVQNNMWMTNGNGFAATPANNNFVTDNSFSSVFGNQDQQSTGAPGTAGSVPNPFMSDFPTAASQASNAAAALGLFDQSGVTAGSNAGEAQAAAAATAAAAAAASQSGGDLFSAGGQADLFGGDSAMLKAADGSSGDVAAGGAQVPSAVAPSTALTSGKSTATPPPRPPPPATATNGTPRALSPAVSGASPGRPASGPASTAANAAPSKSAFDDLNDSIRMALGGSPSRPAPLAQHAPPTQQQQQQQQQQQQQQQQQPSQQPVQQGFAMFDMGSNMGATGHPMMAGGQMVGYGVPPSSQVPPVGYGSPAKQAMSAGQSATTAAASGKVLTGDLDSSLASLAQNLTINKSTQQQVKGMQWNSPKNTAKTGGPAGWTPQPMAATTGAGYRPMGQGMTQLPATTTLAFPPQTAPLGMQGMPMGMQGMQGMRPMMGTMPGPAAGGGGMMVAGGAAPMMMPNANPMMGANLQQQQPQPAAAQPQGNAVQLDPFGAL encoded by the exons ATGGCGGGACAAACGATAAACGACAGGCTACTAGCTGCCAGACACAGCATCGCTGGGCAAGGGCTCGCCAAGTCCGTATGCAAAGCGACCACCGAGGAGATGATAGGTCCCAAAAAGAAGCATCTCGATT ATCTCATTCATTGTACGAACGAGCCAAACGTTTCGATACCACAACTCGCTAATCTTTTGATAGAACGATCGCAAAATACAAATTGGACGGTCGTTTTTAAAGCTCTCATAACGGTGCATCATATGCTTTGTTATGGCAATGAG AGGTTTACACAATACTTGGCGTCGAGCAACAGCACGTTTCAGCTCAGCAATTTCCTCGATAAAAGCGGAGTACAAG CTGGAGCACGCGTCG GTTACGATATGTCACCGTTTATCAGACGATATGCCAAATACTTGAACGAGAAGGCTCTTTCATACAGGACGGTTGCATTTGATTTCTGCAAAGTCAAAAGAGG aaaagaagatggcACGTTGCGTACCATGAATGCAGAAAAACTACTAAAAACTTTGCCTGTTCTACAATCGCAATTGGATGCACTTCTAGAATTTGATTGTACAGCAAACGATCTTACAAACGGTGTTATAAACATGGCATTTATGCTTCTATTCCGAGATCTCATACGTTTGTTTGCCTGTTACAATGATGGAATTATTAATCTCTTAg agAAGTATTTTGACATGAACAAAAAACAATGTCGAGATGCTTTGGAATTGTATAAAAAGTTTCTCATAAGAATGGATAGGGTTGGTGACTTTTTAAAAGTAGCAGag gATGTTGGTATCGATAAAGGCGATATACCGGATTTAACGAAG gCACCGAGTAGTTTGTTAGATGCGTTAGAACAGCATCTTGCATCATTAGAAGGGAAAAAGGGCTCTGCTGCAAATACGCCAACTCAATCGGCAAG CAATAGAACGAATATAAAGTCGGGAGTGTCCGCCCTGTCTTCCACCAGTACCGCATTTGGAACGGCAGCTAGTAACGCACGGCTCGATCATACTGGAAATGGACATATCGACGAAGCATTGAGGCAACAAGCTCTTGCGGAAGAGGAAGCAGCGATGAATCAGTACaag GCAAAAGTGCAATCGCCCTCAGGTGGTCCAAGTACAAATCCTTTCTTGAGTTCTCCTACCAACAATGCCAATCAGCCAATAGTTGATCTATTTAGTGCAGCACCAGCAACGGATAGCCAG cCACAAAAAGCATCCGATGATTTGCTCCAACTGGCAGGAAATCCTTTCGCAGATATGTTTGGTGCACCGCAACAAGCTCCTCCAGCACAGTCTGCACAAGTACAAAATAATATGTGGATGACCAACGGTAATG GTTTTGCAGCGACACCAGCAAATAATAACTTTGTTACAGATAATAGCTTTTCCTCTGTTTTTGGAAATCAGGATCAACAGTCAA CTGGTGCCCCAGGAACAGCCGGATCCGTACCCAATCCCTTTATGTCCGACTTCCCAACCGCCGCTTCCCAAGCTAGCAATGCAGCCGCTGCTCTAGGGCTGTTCGATCAAAGCGGCGTTACTGCCGGTAGTAACGCTGGCGAAGCtcaagcagcagcagcagcaacagcagcagcagcagcggcggCATCACAAAGCGGCGGAGACCTCTTCAGTGCCGGCGGTCAGGCAGATCTCTTTGGGGGCGACTCTGCAATGCTCAAGGCCGCAGATGGGAGCTCTGGGGACGTCGCGGCCGGCGGTGCACAAGTACCGTCGGCCGTTGCGCCCTCGACTGCTCTTACCTCTGGCAAGTCCACTGCCACGCCGCCTCCCAGACCACCGCCTCCCGCGACAGCTACCAATGGTACACCACGTGCATTGTCTCCAGCTGTTAGCGGAGCATCACCTGGTAGGCCAGCCTCGGGGCCTGCTTCAACTGCCGCCAATGCAGCCCCGAGCAAGAGTGCATTCGATGATCTAAATGACAGTATTCGCATGGCACTGGGTGGGTCTCCGTCGCGACCGGCACCCCTTGCTCAGCACGCTCCTCCTacgcaacagcagcagcaacaacagcaacaacaacaacaacaacagcaacagcaaccaTCGCAACAACCCGTCCAACAGGGCTTCGCCATGTTCGACATGGGAAGTAATATGGGGGCCACTGGCCACCCGATGATGGCCGGTGGCCAGATGGTTGGTTACGGTGTTCCTCCGTCGTCTCAAGTACCCCCTGTCGGCTATGGTTCTCCGGCTAAGCAGGCAATGTCAG CTGGACAATCAGCAACTACCGCGGCAGCCAGTGGTAAAGTCCTAACTGGAGATCTAGATAGTAGCCTTGCCAGTTTAGCACAGAATTTGACGATTAATAAGAGTACTCAACAGCAAGTTAA GGGAATGCAATGGAATTCTCCAAAAAATACGGCTAAAACCGGTGGTCCTGCTGGATGGACACCACAACCAATGGCAGCTACTACTGGCGCTGGATATCGTCCTATG GGTCAAGGAATGACGCAACTTCCTGCTACAACCACGTTGGCCTTTCCCCCACAGACAGCACCATTG GGTATGCAAGGTATGCCAATGGGCATGCAAGGTATGCAAGGTATGAGGCCGATGATGGGTACAATGCCAGGGCCCGCTGCTGGAGGTGGTGGTATGATGGTTGCGGGTGGAGCTGCCCCAATGATGATGCCTAATGCAAATCCTATGATGGGTGCTAATCTTCAGCAGCAGCAACCACAACCTGCTGCTGCTCAGCCACAAGGCAATGCTGTTCAACTTGATCCTTTTGGTGCTCTATGA
- the LOC127065305 gene encoding phosphatidylinositol-binding clathrin assembly protein unc-11 isoform X4, with protein sequence MAGQTINDRLLAARHSIAGQGLAKSVCKATTEEMIGPKKKHLDYLIHCTNEPNVSIPQLANLLIERSQNTNWTVVFKALITVHHMLCYGNERFTQYLASSNSTFQLSNFLDKSGVQGYDMSPFIRRYAKYLNEKALSYRTVAFDFCKVKRGKEDGTLRTMNAEKLLKTLPVLQSQLDALLEFDCTANDLTNGVINMAFMLLFRDLIRLFACYNDGIINLLEKYFDMNKKQCRDALELYKKFLIRMDRVGDFLKVAEDVGIDKGDIPDLTKAPSSLLDALEQHLASLEGKKGSAANTPTQSASNRTNIKSGVSALSSTSTAFGTAASNARLDHTGNGHIDEALRQQALAEEEAAMNQYKAKVQSPSGGPSTNPFLSSPTNNANQPIVDLFSAAPATDSQPQKASDDLLQLAGNPFADMFGAPQQAPPAQSAQVQNNMWMTNGNGFAATPANNNFVTDNSFSSVFGNQDQQSTGAPGTAGSVPNPFMSDFPTAASQASNAAAALGLFDQSGVTAGSNAGEAQAAAAATAAAAAAASQSGGDLFSAGGQADLFGGDSAMLKAADGSSGDVAAGGAQVPSAVAPSTALTSGKSTATPPPRPPPPATATNGTPRALSPAVSGASPGRPASGPASTAANAAPSKSAFDDLNDSIRMALGGSPSRPAPLAQHAPPTQQQQQQQQQQQQQQQQQPSQQPVQQGFAMFDMGSNMGATGHPMMAGGQMVGYGVPPSSQVPPVGYGSPAKQAMSAAGQSATTAAASGKVLTGDLDSSLASLAQNLTINKSTQQQVKGMQWNSPKNTAKTGGPAGWTPQPMAATTGAGYRPMGQGMTQLPATTTLAFPPQTAPLGMQGMPMGMQGMQGMRPMMGTMPGPAAGGGGMMVAGGAAPMMMPNANPMMGANLQQQQPQPAAAQPQGNAVQLDPFGAL encoded by the exons ATGGCGGGACAAACGATAAACGACAGGCTACTAGCTGCCAGACACAGCATCGCTGGGCAAGGGCTCGCCAAGTCCGTATGCAAAGCGACCACCGAGGAGATGATAGGTCCCAAAAAGAAGCATCTCGATT ATCTCATTCATTGTACGAACGAGCCAAACGTTTCGATACCACAACTCGCTAATCTTTTGATAGAACGATCGCAAAATACAAATTGGACGGTCGTTTTTAAAGCTCTCATAACGGTGCATCATATGCTTTGTTATGGCAATGAG AGGTTTACACAATACTTGGCGTCGAGCAACAGCACGTTTCAGCTCAGCAATTTCCTCGATAAAAGCGGAGTACAAG GTTACGATATGTCACCGTTTATCAGACGATATGCCAAATACTTGAACGAGAAGGCTCTTTCATACAGGACGGTTGCATTTGATTTCTGCAAAGTCAAAAGAGG aaaagaagatggcACGTTGCGTACCATGAATGCAGAAAAACTACTAAAAACTTTGCCTGTTCTACAATCGCAATTGGATGCACTTCTAGAATTTGATTGTACAGCAAACGATCTTACAAACGGTGTTATAAACATGGCATTTATGCTTCTATTCCGAGATCTCATACGTTTGTTTGCCTGTTACAATGATGGAATTATTAATCTCTTAg agAAGTATTTTGACATGAACAAAAAACAATGTCGAGATGCTTTGGAATTGTATAAAAAGTTTCTCATAAGAATGGATAGGGTTGGTGACTTTTTAAAAGTAGCAGag gATGTTGGTATCGATAAAGGCGATATACCGGATTTAACGAAG gCACCGAGTAGTTTGTTAGATGCGTTAGAACAGCATCTTGCATCATTAGAAGGGAAAAAGGGCTCTGCTGCAAATACGCCAACTCAATCGGCAAG CAATAGAACGAATATAAAGTCGGGAGTGTCCGCCCTGTCTTCCACCAGTACCGCATTTGGAACGGCAGCTAGTAACGCACGGCTCGATCATACTGGAAATGGACATATCGACGAAGCATTGAGGCAACAAGCTCTTGCGGAAGAGGAAGCAGCGATGAATCAGTACaag GCAAAAGTGCAATCGCCCTCAGGTGGTCCAAGTACAAATCCTTTCTTGAGTTCTCCTACCAACAATGCCAATCAGCCAATAGTTGATCTATTTAGTGCAGCACCAGCAACGGATAGCCAG cCACAAAAAGCATCCGATGATTTGCTCCAACTGGCAGGAAATCCTTTCGCAGATATGTTTGGTGCACCGCAACAAGCTCCTCCAGCACAGTCTGCACAAGTACAAAATAATATGTGGATGACCAACGGTAATG GTTTTGCAGCGACACCAGCAAATAATAACTTTGTTACAGATAATAGCTTTTCCTCTGTTTTTGGAAATCAGGATCAACAGTCAA CTGGTGCCCCAGGAACAGCCGGATCCGTACCCAATCCCTTTATGTCCGACTTCCCAACCGCCGCTTCCCAAGCTAGCAATGCAGCCGCTGCTCTAGGGCTGTTCGATCAAAGCGGCGTTACTGCCGGTAGTAACGCTGGCGAAGCtcaagcagcagcagcagcaacagcagcagcagcagcggcggCATCACAAAGCGGCGGAGACCTCTTCAGTGCCGGCGGTCAGGCAGATCTCTTTGGGGGCGACTCTGCAATGCTCAAGGCCGCAGATGGGAGCTCTGGGGACGTCGCGGCCGGCGGTGCACAAGTACCGTCGGCCGTTGCGCCCTCGACTGCTCTTACCTCTGGCAAGTCCACTGCCACGCCGCCTCCCAGACCACCGCCTCCCGCGACAGCTACCAATGGTACACCACGTGCATTGTCTCCAGCTGTTAGCGGAGCATCACCTGGTAGGCCAGCCTCGGGGCCTGCTTCAACTGCCGCCAATGCAGCCCCGAGCAAGAGTGCATTCGATGATCTAAATGACAGTATTCGCATGGCACTGGGTGGGTCTCCGTCGCGACCGGCACCCCTTGCTCAGCACGCTCCTCCTacgcaacagcagcagcaacaacagcaacaacaacaacaacaacagcaacagcaaccaTCGCAACAACCCGTCCAACAGGGCTTCGCCATGTTCGACATGGGAAGTAATATGGGGGCCACTGGCCACCCGATGATGGCCGGTGGCCAGATGGTTGGTTACGGTGTTCCTCCGTCGTCTCAAGTACCCCCTGTCGGCTATGGTTCTCCGGCTAAGCAGGCAATGTCAG CAGCTGGACAATCAGCAACTACCGCGGCAGCCAGTGGTAAAGTCCTAACTGGAGATCTAGATAGTAGCCTTGCCAGTTTAGCACAGAATTTGACGATTAATAAGAGTACTCAACAGCAAGTTAA GGGAATGCAATGGAATTCTCCAAAAAATACGGCTAAAACCGGTGGTCCTGCTGGATGGACACCACAACCAATGGCAGCTACTACTGGCGCTGGATATCGTCCTATG GGTCAAGGAATGACGCAACTTCCTGCTACAACCACGTTGGCCTTTCCCCCACAGACAGCACCATTG GGTATGCAAGGTATGCCAATGGGCATGCAAGGTATGCAAGGTATGAGGCCGATGATGGGTACAATGCCAGGGCCCGCTGCTGGAGGTGGTGGTATGATGGTTGCGGGTGGAGCTGCCCCAATGATGATGCCTAATGCAAATCCTATGATGGGTGCTAATCTTCAGCAGCAGCAACCACAACCTGCTGCTGCTCAGCCACAAGGCAATGCTGTTCAACTTGATCCTTTTGGTGCTCTATGA
- the LOC127065305 gene encoding phosphatidylinositol-binding clathrin assembly protein unc-11 isoform X6, whose product MAGQTINDRLLAARHSIAGQGLAKSVCKATTEEMIGPKKKHLDYLIHCTNEPNVSIPQLANLLIERSQNTNWTVVFKALITVHHMLCYGNERFTQYLASSNSTFQLSNFLDKSGVQAGARVGYDMSPFIRRYAKYLNEKALSYRTVAFDFCKVKRGKEDGTLRTMNAEKLLKTLPVLQSQLDALLEFDCTANDLTNGVINMAFMLLFRDLIRLFACYNDGIINLLEKYFDMNKKQCRDALELYKKFLIRMDRVGDFLKVAEDVGIDKGDIPDLTKAPSSLLDALEQHLASLEGKKGSAANTPTQSASNRTNIKSGVSALSSTSTAFGTAASNARLDHTGNGHIDEALRQQALAEEEAAMNQYKAKVQSPSGGPSTNPFLSSPTNNANQPIVDLFSAAPATDSQPQKASDDLLQLAGNPFADMFGAPQQAPPAQSAQVQNNMWMTNDNSFSSVFGNQDQQSTGAPGTAGSVPNPFMSDFPTAASQASNAAAALGLFDQSGVTAGSNAGEAQAAAAATAAAAAAASQSGGDLFSAGGQADLFGGDSAMLKAADGSSGDVAAGGAQVPSAVAPSTALTSGKSTATPPPRPPPPATATNGTPRALSPAVSGASPGRPASGPASTAANAAPSKSAFDDLNDSIRMALGGSPSRPAPLAQHAPPTQQQQQQQQQQQQQQQQQPSQQPVQQGFAMFDMGSNMGATGHPMMAGGQMVGYGVPPSSQVPPVGYGSPAKQAMSAAGQSATTAAASGKVLTGDLDSSLASLAQNLTINKSTQQQVKGMQWNSPKNTAKTGGPAGWTPQPMAATTGAGYRPMGQGMTQLPATTTLAFPPQTAPLGMQGMPMGMQGMQGMRPMMGTMPGPAAGGGGMMVAGGAAPMMMPNANPMMGANLQQQQPQPAAAQPQGNAVQLDPFGAL is encoded by the exons ATGGCGGGACAAACGATAAACGACAGGCTACTAGCTGCCAGACACAGCATCGCTGGGCAAGGGCTCGCCAAGTCCGTATGCAAAGCGACCACCGAGGAGATGATAGGTCCCAAAAAGAAGCATCTCGATT ATCTCATTCATTGTACGAACGAGCCAAACGTTTCGATACCACAACTCGCTAATCTTTTGATAGAACGATCGCAAAATACAAATTGGACGGTCGTTTTTAAAGCTCTCATAACGGTGCATCATATGCTTTGTTATGGCAATGAG AGGTTTACACAATACTTGGCGTCGAGCAACAGCACGTTTCAGCTCAGCAATTTCCTCGATAAAAGCGGAGTACAAG CTGGAGCACGCGTCG GTTACGATATGTCACCGTTTATCAGACGATATGCCAAATACTTGAACGAGAAGGCTCTTTCATACAGGACGGTTGCATTTGATTTCTGCAAAGTCAAAAGAGG aaaagaagatggcACGTTGCGTACCATGAATGCAGAAAAACTACTAAAAACTTTGCCTGTTCTACAATCGCAATTGGATGCACTTCTAGAATTTGATTGTACAGCAAACGATCTTACAAACGGTGTTATAAACATGGCATTTATGCTTCTATTCCGAGATCTCATACGTTTGTTTGCCTGTTACAATGATGGAATTATTAATCTCTTAg agAAGTATTTTGACATGAACAAAAAACAATGTCGAGATGCTTTGGAATTGTATAAAAAGTTTCTCATAAGAATGGATAGGGTTGGTGACTTTTTAAAAGTAGCAGag gATGTTGGTATCGATAAAGGCGATATACCGGATTTAACGAAG gCACCGAGTAGTTTGTTAGATGCGTTAGAACAGCATCTTGCATCATTAGAAGGGAAAAAGGGCTCTGCTGCAAATACGCCAACTCAATCGGCAAG CAATAGAACGAATATAAAGTCGGGAGTGTCCGCCCTGTCTTCCACCAGTACCGCATTTGGAACGGCAGCTAGTAACGCACGGCTCGATCATACTGGAAATGGACATATCGACGAAGCATTGAGGCAACAAGCTCTTGCGGAAGAGGAAGCAGCGATGAATCAGTACaag GCAAAAGTGCAATCGCCCTCAGGTGGTCCAAGTACAAATCCTTTCTTGAGTTCTCCTACCAACAATGCCAATCAGCCAATAGTTGATCTATTTAGTGCAGCACCAGCAACGGATAGCCAG cCACAAAAAGCATCCGATGATTTGCTCCAACTGGCAGGAAATCCTTTCGCAGATATGTTTGGTGCACCGCAACAAGCTCCTCCAGCACAGTCTGCACAAGTACAAAATAATATGTGGATGACCAACG ATAATAGCTTTTCCTCTGTTTTTGGAAATCAGGATCAACAGTCAA CTGGTGCCCCAGGAACAGCCGGATCCGTACCCAATCCCTTTATGTCCGACTTCCCAACCGCCGCTTCCCAAGCTAGCAATGCAGCCGCTGCTCTAGGGCTGTTCGATCAAAGCGGCGTTACTGCCGGTAGTAACGCTGGCGAAGCtcaagcagcagcagcagcaacagcagcagcagcagcggcggCATCACAAAGCGGCGGAGACCTCTTCAGTGCCGGCGGTCAGGCAGATCTCTTTGGGGGCGACTCTGCAATGCTCAAGGCCGCAGATGGGAGCTCTGGGGACGTCGCGGCCGGCGGTGCACAAGTACCGTCGGCCGTTGCGCCCTCGACTGCTCTTACCTCTGGCAAGTCCACTGCCACGCCGCCTCCCAGACCACCGCCTCCCGCGACAGCTACCAATGGTACACCACGTGCATTGTCTCCAGCTGTTAGCGGAGCATCACCTGGTAGGCCAGCCTCGGGGCCTGCTTCAACTGCCGCCAATGCAGCCCCGAGCAAGAGTGCATTCGATGATCTAAATGACAGTATTCGCATGGCACTGGGTGGGTCTCCGTCGCGACCGGCACCCCTTGCTCAGCACGCTCCTCCTacgcaacagcagcagcaacaacagcaacaacaacaacaacaacagcaacagcaaccaTCGCAACAACCCGTCCAACAGGGCTTCGCCATGTTCGACATGGGAAGTAATATGGGGGCCACTGGCCACCCGATGATGGCCGGTGGCCAGATGGTTGGTTACGGTGTTCCTCCGTCGTCTCAAGTACCCCCTGTCGGCTATGGTTCTCCGGCTAAGCAGGCAATGTCAG CAGCTGGACAATCAGCAACTACCGCGGCAGCCAGTGGTAAAGTCCTAACTGGAGATCTAGATAGTAGCCTTGCCAGTTTAGCACAGAATTTGACGATTAATAAGAGTACTCAACAGCAAGTTAA GGGAATGCAATGGAATTCTCCAAAAAATACGGCTAAAACCGGTGGTCCTGCTGGATGGACACCACAACCAATGGCAGCTACTACTGGCGCTGGATATCGTCCTATG GGTCAAGGAATGACGCAACTTCCTGCTACAACCACGTTGGCCTTTCCCCCACAGACAGCACCATTG GGTATGCAAGGTATGCCAATGGGCATGCAAGGTATGCAAGGTATGAGGCCGATGATGGGTACAATGCCAGGGCCCGCTGCTGGAGGTGGTGGTATGATGGTTGCGGGTGGAGCTGCCCCAATGATGATGCCTAATGCAAATCCTATGATGGGTGCTAATCTTCAGCAGCAGCAACCACAACCTGCTGCTGCTCAGCCACAAGGCAATGCTGTTCAACTTGATCCTTTTGGTGCTCTATGA